TATCAACATTATCAGTTGTCTCCAAAGAAGAAATCTTGAGTTTTTTAGCATTTGCATTATCTAACCCTGCAAGATACCAACTTTCTATTTTCTTTATTACCACAATTATTCTATCTAAATCAACATAACTAAATTTTTCCCATATTTGTTGTTTTTTGGCAGTCACACACGGTGAATCGTTAATATCGACTACAAAGATATAATCTGTCATAGGTATTTTTTTGATGCTAAGAATTATGTTTTTAACTCCCTCTTTCGTTTTCTCTGCATATTTCAATATAATAATTTCATAATATCTATTTTTAAATTTTGGCTTTACTATTTTGTCAAAAAATCGCTCATCATCGGGCCCTTCTACAAGAAAATATAATCTATCTTTCATATATTTGACCCAAGTAAATTTTGTACATAAAGTTCTTCAATACCTAATTCATTTTCTAAAAATATTTTAACATCTTCTTTCTCTTGTGGTTTAGAAATAACCGAAAAACCATTTTTGTCGCGGGAAATGAGTAGAATATTTTCTAAACCTGCATGTTTTACTATCTCAGGGTTGTGAGTAGTAACAATTACCTGTGTTGTTACATCTTTCATCATCTCTACCACTTTTGAAATAAGATAAGGATGTATATTTCTTTCTGGCTCTTCAATTATAGTTATTGGTTTTTTTTCAAAATATAAAGCAATAATTAAAGCAATTATATTTACTGTTCCATCAGAAATTAAAGATGCGGGTAAATATTCCTTCTTACTATATGTTTCCTTTAACTTAAAAAATAAAGATTTATCTACAAATTTTTCTACATTTAAATTATCTACAAAGGGTAAAAGGTCTTGTACTAAATTAAAAAATTTTCTTTTATTTTCCTTGTTTTCTATAATATTTTTGAGAATAATGGCTAAATTACTTCCATCTTCTTCCAATTCTGCTTTTCCAGTTATAGGCGTAGCTCTTTTAATAATTTTAGGGTCAAAATCATATATTGAGATATCACTAAAAATCGGCGGCATAATAAAAGACGTAACTCTTTCCAAAAGAAGCGATTTTTGTTTATTTTGTTCAATTGTTAAAAAAGGGGGAATTATATCATCCGTTGATATTTCATTTGGCAATTTTGATGGAACAACATTAATTTTCCCATTGATCTTAGAAATAGTAATTTCTCCAATCTCTTTCTTTTTTTCTTTACCGATTCTTTCTTGTTGTACCTCAATGTTAAATTTTTGTACTATTTGCTCTTCAGTTTCAACTCCTAATCCCCTTTTTCTAAATTTTATAGTAAAGTTATAAATCGTCTCGTATACCCCCGCTCTTATAAATTTTTTCTCTGGTTTTTTCGCCATAAAAGGTCTCATATATACTTGATCTGAAATAACTTCTAATGAAAAATTATCTGATGAGCCAATATTCATATTCCTGAGATATTCAATACCTCCCTGCATAGATATGGCATTATCCAAACCAAAATTTTTTATATCTTTGAGAAATCTAAAAATTTGTATAAAATTTGATTTACCAGAGGCATTAGCACCTATTAACACATTAAATTTACCGAGATTTATTTCCATATCCCTGAAACTTTTAAAATTTGATAATTTAATTTTCTTTATGGCCATATTTTTACCTCCTTAGTAAAATGGCAGATAAATTCGTATATGTCAAATATTCATCTATTCTTCAACAATTCTAATTTATTAAATACCATAATATCTCTCTGCCTTGTAAAATATTATTTCTCCTTCAATATATGCTTCATTTGAGATTGTATTTACAACATTTTTTTCACTTTCAAAATCATTTAATGTCTTGATAATTATATCAAAGGGAGTAAAAGGAAAATGTTTATGAAGTGCATTAAATATATCTTGCCAGATTTTTCTTTTCTGGTTAATTTTTACATTATTTCTTATTATAATTAAAATATCAAAATCACTTTCTTCATTAAAATCGCCTCTTGCACGAGAACCAAACAGAATTATTTCATCAATTGTAATGTTAGATTTTGTAAGCACTTCCACAATTATATTTCTAATTTTTTCTTCCATTGTTTTTTCCATTTCTTTTGCTTTCATTTCACCCATCCTAAAAAATACTACCTTTTAAAAATTAGCAGTTTTTCTTCATTAAAATTATACAACAAAGAAAGAAAAAAGGTAAATGAGAGAGAGGGACATACAAGGGTAGAATTTTTAAATAAAATCCACCTTAGTTCGTTGTTCTTATTAAGAAAATCCCCCTCATCCCTGCCCTCGAGTGTAGTTCTACGGGCGAGCCTTCTCCCCTTGGGGGAGAAGGAAATAAATTCCCTCTTTTTCCCTCTCCCCATAGGGGAGAGGATAGGTGAGGGGAGATTATTCTTAAAATGTTTTTGAGACATAAGTCCTTGATTCTCATACACTTGTTAACTTCGTAGGTTAATAGATGAGTTAGAGGGGGGACTGGGTTAATTCAGAGGTAATTTTGTCTATCTCATTTTTTATAACTTCTGGAAGTCCCAATATCTCTGTGTTCATAAAACCTCTTATTATAATTGATTGTGCTTCTTCTTCTGGTATTCCTCTACTTGCAAGATATTCAATTTCTTCTTTTCTTATTTTCCCAATTGCTGCTTCATGACTTAATTCTACATCCTGAAAGTCAGTCTCTAATTCAGGAATTGCAA
The bacterium DNA segment above includes these coding regions:
- a CDS encoding AAA family ATPase; this translates as MAIKKIKLSNFKSFRDMEINLGKFNVLIGANASGKSNFIQIFRFLKDIKNFGLDNAISMQGGIEYLRNMNIGSSDNFSLEVISDQVYMRPFMAKKPEKKFIRAGVYETIYNFTIKFRKRGLGVETEEQIVQKFNIEVQQERIGKEKKKEIGEITISKINGKINVVPSKLPNEISTDDIIPPFLTIEQNKQKSLLLERVTSFIMPPIFSDISIYDFDPKIIKRATPITGKAELEEDGSNLAIILKNIIENKENKRKFFNLVQDLLPFVDNLNVEKFVDKSLFFKLKETYSKKEYLPASLISDGTVNIIALIIALYFEKKPITIIEEPERNIHPYLISKVVEMMKDVTTQVIVTTHNPEIVKHAGLENILLISRDKNGFSVISKPQEKEDVKIFLENELGIEELYVQNLLGSNI
- a CDS encoding nucleotidyltransferase domain-containing protein, whose product is MKAKEMEKTMEEKIRNIIVEVLTKSNITIDEIILFGSRARGDFNEESDFDILIIIRNNVKINQKRKIWQDIFNALHKHFPFTPFDIIIKTLNDFESEKNVVNTISNEAYIEGEIIFYKAERYYGI